In the genome of Thermus caldifontis, the window TCCGGAGGGTGCTGGGCGGAGCCTTGGCCTTGGGGTTGGTTAAGGGCCAGGGCAAGGCCTGGCCGCAAGGGATGGAGCTCAGGGTCCGCTTTGCCTACGAGGGAGGAGGGTTCCGCTACCGGGCCCCATACGTGGCCGTCTACGTGGAGGACGAGAGGGGGAACCTGGTCCGCACCCTAGGGCTTTTCCTCATGCCGGGGAAGGGGGAACGGTGGTGGAACGCCCTCCGGCGCTACTTTACCCTGGGGAGCCTCGAGGCCATGCGCACCCTTTCCGGCCCCACCCGCCCCCCAGGACAGTACACCCTGGCCTGGGATGGCCTGGACGAGTGGGACCGCACCGTGCCTCAGGGAAGCTACTACGTGTGCGTGGAGTACGCCCGGGAACATGGCCCCTACGAGCTTTTCCGGGAAAGGGTGGAGATTGGGGACAGGCCCTTCCAGAAAACCTACCCCTTGAGAGGGGAGCTTAAGGAGGTGAGCCTTGATTACCGCAGGAAAACCTAGGAGCGGAGCTAGCCCCCTCAGAGCCCGCCTTTACTCCTGGGCCCGGGTCCTTCATCTTTACCTTTCCATGCTGGCCCTAATGGCGGTCCTCTTCTTCGCCCTCACCGGCCTCACCCTGAACCACCCCGAGTGGTTCGGGGAAGGGCGGGTGCGAAAGCTCACCGGCACCCTGGCTGATGCCCCCTACCTGCAGGGGGAGACCGTGAACTGGCTGAGGCTTGCCGAGGACCTCCGGGCCCTCGGGCTCAGGGGGCGGGTTTCCGAGTACGGCCAGAACAGGGCCCAGGCCTGGCTCTCCTTCCGGGCTCCCGGGTATGGCGCCGATGCCCAGGTGGACCTAAAGACGGGGGTGTACACCCTAAGCATCACGGAGGCCGGCCTGGTGGCGGCCCTCAACGACCTGCACAAGGGCCGGGATACTCCAGGGGCCTGGAAGTGGGCCATAGATCTCTCCGCCCTCTTCCTGACCCTGGTGAGCCTCACGGGCCTGCTTCTGAGCCTCTTTCTGCGCAAAACCCGACGCGCGGCCCTCCTCACCCTGCTTTTGGGCCTTCTCCTCTTCGGGGGCCTGGCCCTCTGGGCCTCCCTTTAAAGCTCGTCCAAAGCCTCCCTCGGGGTGCGGCGGGCGGCCAGGTGGCCCCCTTCCCGCCCTGCCAGGGGAAAGAGGGCCTCAAAGGGCCCCTCCAGGGCCAGGAGGCTTTCCCCCTGGAAGACCTTTGCCCCTGCGGGCGGGGTTCCCTCTAGGCCGAAGGGGAAAAGGGCCAAAAAGCCCTCCCCTGGCTCCCCTTCGCCTTGGTCCAGGTAAAGGGCCACGGGCTCCACAAACCCCATGAGCCGGGTGCGGTTTAGCTCCCGCCTTAAGGCCTGGAGGGCCCTGGGGTGGGAAGCCCCTTGCCAAAGGAGGAAATCGGCCTCGGCGGAAAGCCCCACCAGGCTGTAGACGGCCAAGAACCCTTCCCTTTGCTGCCAGCGGCCGAGGAGCTCGGCCAACTCCTCCTTAAGGTGCTCCTGCCCCTCCGCCTCGAGGCGGCGGAACTCCGGCAGGACCCGAAAGAGCCCAAAGGACCAAAGGAGAGGCATCAGCCCACCCCCAAAAACCGGGCCAGATCCTCCGGGGAAAGGTGTTTTCCCACGTAAAAGGGCCCAAACTCCCCAAAGCGGGCGGAAACCTCGTCAAAGCGCATCTCGTACACGATCTTCTTGAACTGGATGGGATCCCCGCTGAAGAGGTCCACCCCCCACTCCCAGTCGTCCAGGCCCTGGGCCCCGCTGATCACCTGCAGGACCTTCCCCTGGTACTTCCTTCCCGTTTCCCCATGGGCCTTCATGAGCTCCGCCCGCTCCTTGGCGGGGAGCAGGTACCAGTTGTCCTGGCCCTGTCGCCTTTTGTTCATGGGGTAAAAGCAGACATACCCCTCCTTGGGCACCTTAGGGGTGAGGCGGGGCTTGACGTAGGGGGCCTCGGGGTCCAGGGGACCGGTCTGGCTTCCCAGCTCCACCACGGAGTAAAACCCGTAGGCGGGGCTTAGGTAGTGGGCGAAGAGGCTTCGGTTAAGCCTGGTCTCCACCGCCAAAAGGGCGTCCACGTTCTCCCGAAGGTTCAGGAAGAGGAGGTCGGCCTTGTGGGTGATCACCTGGTACACGCCAAAGGACCCCTTGCCCTCCGCCTCCACCTCCTCCCACTCCCTCAGGATCGCGCGAAGCTCCGCCCAGGCCTCCTCCCGCTCCCCTTGGGAAGCAGAGAACCAAGCAGCGTAGTCCAGGTGGCGGAAGTCGTGGAGGATGTGCCAGCCCTCGAGGGTAAAGGTGGGCTCGGGAATGTAACCTCCCATGCCCCCACTATACCCTCGGGATATACTCCCAGCATGGTGGCCCTACACGTAGGCCTTACCCTTCTCCTGGCCTGGCTTTTGGGCCGCTACGGGGCCAGGGCCCTGAACGCCCTGGGGCGCCTAACGCCCACAAAACGGGACGACCGGCTGTTCCAGCTCCTGGGCCTCCTTTGGTGGGGGGTGGTGGCCCTCCTGGCCCTAAGCTACCTGGCCCACGCCCTCGCCTGGCCCCTGGAGCCCTTGGCCACCTGGGGGAAAGCCCTGGTGGGGTGGCTGGGAAGCCGGGGCTTGGCCATCTTGGCGGTGGCCGCCCTCACCTTCCTGGCCTACCGCCTCATCCCCCTCCTCCTGGCCCAGCTACCCGAGCCGGAAGGGGAGCTCACCCGGGAGGCGGTGCGGCGGAAAACCCTAAGGGTGGTGGCGGAGTCGGTTCTCCGGATCGCCATCCTGGTCCTGGGTGGGCTCTTTTTGCTCTCCAACCTGGGCTTTAACGTCACCGCTCTCCTGGCGGGGGCTGGGGTGGTGGGCCTAGCGGTAAGCTTCGCCGCCCAGAACCTGGTTCGGGATTTCATTAACGGGTTTTTCATCCTCCTGGAGGATCAGTATGGGGTGGGGGATATCGTGCAGATAGGCGGGGTGGGAGGTAAGGTGGAACGCTTCAACCTGAGGGTCACCGTCCTGCGGGACCTGGAGGGCCGGGTCCACTTCATCCCCAACTCCGAGGTGCGCCAGGTGACGGTCCTCACCCAGGAGTGGAGCCGGGCGGTGGTGGACGTGGGGGTGGCCTACAAGGAGGATCTGGACCGGGTTTTGGCGGTGTTCCAGGACGAGGTGGCCCGCTTCCACCAAGACCCAGCGTGGCAGGACCGCTTCACCGAGCCCCCTGAGGTCCTGGGGGTGCAGAACCTGGACCAAAGCGCCGTGGTCATCCGGGTCCTCTTCAGCACCAAGCCTGGGGAGCAGTGGGCGGTGGCCCGGGAGTTCCGCCGCCGCATCAAAAACCGCCTGGACCGGGAGGGAATCGAGATCCCCTACCCCCACCAGAAGCTCTACTTTGGCGAACCCCTTAGGCTGGAGAAGGGAGCGTAAGGATGCCGGACGTTTACAAGACCATCCTGGAGGCCCTCCGCCCCCACCTGGGCACCAGGGCCGAGGCGGTGCTGGAGGAGGGGCTAAAGCGCCTGGGCAAAGGGCCTTCTGAGCTCACCCCGGCGGATGGGGCCCACCTCCTGAAGGGCCTGGTGTACCGCGAGCTCCAGGCCCGCATGCGTCCGGAGGAGGCCAGACGGTTGGTGGAGGGGGTGCTGGCCCAGATAGAAGGCCAAGGGACTAGGCTGGCCAAACTGGAACAGGGCTTGAAACGCTTCGGGCTTTACGTGGACTGGCCGGAGGTGGCCCGCCTCCGGGCCCTGTTGAACCGCCTGCGCCAGGCCCCGGACCCCGGGCTTTTGGCGGAGGGGGAGGAGCTTTTAGAGGCCCTGGGGGAGAAGCTGGAGGAAGCCCTCCTGCGCCAGGCCCAGGACCTGGCCCACCTGGAGGAGGCCCTGGAAAGGGTGCGCCACCTGGGAGGGCCCAAGGTGCGCAGGCTGGAGAGCCTGGTGGAAACCATCCGCCAGGCTCAGGGGGAGGGCATCCTGGCCCAGGCGGAGGTGGAGCGGGCCCGGAGCCTGGCCCTGGAGCTACGGAAGTTCCTGGAGTCCAGCGCCGTCAAGCCCCCCACCCTGCCGGAGATCGTCTTTGAAACCCAGGAAACCCCGCCCCCTTCCCACCCCACCGACGTCTTCCTCACCGTGGAGGAAGCCTCCGAGCTGGAAGGGGAGCTATTGGTGGACCTCGAGGCCCTATCCCAGGAGGCCAGCCAGCGGATCCTGGCCCTGGAGGTGGAGGAGGAAAAGCGCAGGCTGGAGGAACTCTTAAGCCGCTATGCGCCCCTGGTGGAAAGGGCCACGGTAAGCCCCCTTCTCGCCGAGGTCCAGGCCCTCTTGGACGCGGGCACCCCCGTGGGGGAGAAGCTCAAGGCCCTGGAGGAGGCCTTCCAGGAGGCGGGGAGAAACCTGCGGGCGGAAAAGCGGGCCCGGCTGATCCAGCTTCAGGAGGCCCTGCGCCTCCTTTCCCTTCCCGAGGAGGCCAAGCTCCCCTTGCAACAGGCCCTAAAGCTGGCGGAGGAAACCCTGGAGGAGGGGGGCTACCCCGACCTCCTTCCCCTGGAGGAGGGGCTTAGGCGCCTGGAGGCGGAGGCTCGGCGCAAGGCGGAGGAGGAGAAGCGCCTTTTCCAGGAGAAAGAGGCCCTGGTGGAGGAGCTAAAGGAGAAGGGCGAGGCCTTCCGCCCGCTTCTGGAAGAACTGCAGGCCCTTCCCCTGGAGGCCCTTCCCCAAAGGCTTCCCGAGGTGCGGGCCCGCTACGCCCAGCTCCTCAAGGCCCAAGGGGAGGAGGCCGCCCTAAGGGCTAAGCTTAGCCAGGCGGCCAAGGCCCTGGAGGCCCTAAAGCCCGAGGCCCTGGCCCTGGGCCTGAAGGAGAAGGTGGCAGAGGCGGAAACCCTCCTGGCCCAGGGAGGCCTTCCCGATCTGGGAGCCCTGCAAAAGAGCCTCGAGGAAGCCAAGGCCCAGGCCCGGCAGGAGGCCCTTTTGGAACTGGGCCGCCTCCAGGCCCTGGCGGAGCGCTTCCGCGGCTTCGGAGGAGAGGGTGTCTTGCGGGCCATCGCCGAGGAAAAGGGCAAGCCCCTCCCCGACCCCACCCCCATCGCCCGGGCCCTGGAGGCCTTAAAGCGGCGGATGGAGGTGAAGCGGGAGGAGCTCACCACCCGCCTCACCGCCTTCTTCCAAAGCTACTTCCGCCTCGAGGGGTTCCAAAGCGAAACGAGCCGCCGCCTGAGGGCTCTTCTGCCGGTGCTCCAAAGCGCTCAGGAAAAGCTTCCCCGCCTAGGACCCCAAGGCCTCCTCCAGGTGGAGAAGACCCTGGGCCAGGCGGAGGCCCTTCTCCGGGAGCTGGAAAGGGAGCGGGAAGCCGCCAAGGCCGTGCTCCAGGAGATTAAGGGCGAGGACCTGGAGGCCCTCCTGGAGGTCTTGGACGGGGGAAGGGCCCAAGCCCAGGCCGCGCCCTCCGGGTCCCAGGTGGCTTCCCCAGGGGAGCTGGAGGCGGACCTCTCCCCCTTGCGCCTTCCCGGGGTGGAGGTGCTGGGTTACCTGGGGGAGGCCTTGCCCCTGCCCAAAGAACCCCTGGAGGCCCTGGTCCAGGCCCTGGACGGGCTGGATAAAAGCCTAGGCCAGACCCGGGGGCCTGCGGCCATCCTCCTGGGGGAGAAGGCCCTGGTCCTGGCCCCAAGAAAGGGCCGCACCCTGGTGGCCTTGCTGGAAAGGTCCAGCCTGTC includes:
- a CDS encoding DUF2271 domain-containing protein, translated to MLKRYYSRRSFFRRVLGGALALGLVKGQGKAWPQGMELRVRFAYEGGGFRYRAPYVAVYVEDERGNLVRTLGLFLMPGKGERWWNALRRYFTLGSLEAMRTLSGPTRPPGQYTLAWDGLDEWDRTVPQGSYYVCVEYAREHGPYELFRERVEIGDRPFQKTYPLRGELKEVSLDYRRKT
- a CDS encoding PepSY-associated TM helix domain-containing protein encodes the protein MITAGKPRSGASPLRARLYSWARVLHLYLSMLALMAVLFFALTGLTLNHPEWFGEGRVRKLTGTLADAPYLQGETVNWLRLAEDLRALGLRGRVSEYGQNRAQAWLSFRAPGYGADAQVDLKTGVYTLSITEAGLVAALNDLHKGRDTPGAWKWAIDLSALFLTLVSLTGLLLSLFLRKTRRAALLTLLLGLLLFGGLALWASL
- a CDS encoding chlorite dismutase family protein — protein: MPLLWSFGLFRVLPEFRRLEAEGQEHLKEELAELLGRWQQREGFLAVYSLVGLSAEADFLLWQGASHPRALQALRRELNRTRLMGFVEPVALYLDQGEGEPGEGFLALFPFGLEGTPPAGAKVFQGESLLALEGPFEALFPLAGREGGHLAARRTPREALDEL
- the hemQ gene encoding hydrogen peroxide-dependent heme synthase; translation: MGGYIPEPTFTLEGWHILHDFRHLDYAAWFSASQGEREEAWAELRAILREWEEVEAEGKGSFGVYQVITHKADLLFLNLRENVDALLAVETRLNRSLFAHYLSPAYGFYSVVELGSQTGPLDPEAPYVKPRLTPKVPKEGYVCFYPMNKRRQGQDNWYLLPAKERAELMKAHGETGRKYQGKVLQVISGAQGLDDWEWGVDLFSGDPIQFKKIVYEMRFDEVSARFGEFGPFYVGKHLSPEDLARFLGVG
- a CDS encoding mechanosensitive ion channel family protein, translated to MVALHVGLTLLLAWLLGRYGARALNALGRLTPTKRDDRLFQLLGLLWWGVVALLALSYLAHALAWPLEPLATWGKALVGWLGSRGLAILAVAALTFLAYRLIPLLLAQLPEPEGELTREAVRRKTLRVVAESVLRIAILVLGGLFLLSNLGFNVTALLAGAGVVGLAVSFAAQNLVRDFINGFFILLEDQYGVGDIVQIGGVGGKVERFNLRVTVLRDLEGRVHFIPNSEVRQVTVLTQEWSRAVVDVGVAYKEDLDRVLAVFQDEVARFHQDPAWQDRFTEPPEVLGVQNLDQSAVVIRVLFSTKPGEQWAVAREFRRRIKNRLDREGIEIPYPHQKLYFGEPLRLEKGA